One Oceanicoccus sagamiensis genomic region harbors:
- a CDS encoding TIGR03564 family F420-dependent LLM class oxidoreductase, which translates to MRMGIMTGSGFDPDPTMSGLIKEAQRYEQLGFDSVWMATIYGFDGLTVLSAIGAATSRIELGTAVVASHPRHPMAMAQQALTAAAASQGRFTLGVGLSHKYVIEQEMGLTYSKPADNMREYLQVVMPLLQQGTVAYSGDIFNVNATFYMPETHKVPVLVAALGPKMLEVAGTYADGTTLWLTGPKTIEQHIVPGIMAAAKAAAKPAPRVVAGMPVVLTNDIASARDGVNEKLAMYNDIPSYRAMLDRENANGPGDVALLGDEQSLRQQIQHLQDIGVTDLNAVLIDTDSGAYERTLNFLASELNQ; encoded by the coding sequence ATGCGAATGGGCATTATGACCGGTTCCGGTTTTGACCCTGACCCGACAATGAGCGGATTAATTAAAGAAGCACAGCGCTATGAGCAACTGGGCTTTGATAGTGTGTGGATGGCCACCATTTACGGTTTTGACGGCTTAACCGTACTATCTGCCATCGGCGCGGCTACTTCCCGTATTGAACTGGGCACCGCTGTGGTGGCCAGTCACCCCCGCCACCCGATGGCAATGGCGCAGCAAGCCCTAACTGCTGCAGCAGCCAGCCAAGGCCGCTTTACCCTCGGCGTCGGCCTGTCGCATAAATATGTGATCGAACAGGAAATGGGGCTAACGTATAGCAAGCCCGCCGATAATATGCGGGAATATCTGCAAGTGGTTATGCCTTTATTACAACAAGGCACGGTTGCCTATAGCGGCGATATTTTTAATGTCAACGCCACCTTTTATATGCCGGAAACCCATAAGGTTCCCGTTTTGGTCGCAGCCCTTGGTCCAAAAATGCTGGAGGTGGCTGGCACTTATGCGGACGGAACGACATTATGGCTTACTGGCCCCAAAACGATTGAACAGCATATTGTGCCGGGCATTATGGCAGCGGCCAAGGCGGCAGCAAAACCAGCCCCGCGAGTTGTAGCCGGCATGCCTGTTGTATTAACCAACGATATTGCCAGCGCCCGCGATGGCGTTAATGAAAAACTGGCGATGTATAACGATATTCCTTCTTACCGCGCCATGCTTGACCGTGAAAATGCCAATGGCCCAGGTGATGTGGCACTGCTGGGTGATGAGCAATCATTACGCCAGCAAATCCAACATTTACAGGATATCGGTGTGACCGATTTAAATGCTGTCTTGATTGATACTGATAGCGGAGCCTATGAAAGAACATTAAATTTTTTGGCTTCCGAACTGAACCAATAA
- a CDS encoding aromatic ring-hydroxylating oxygenase subunit alpha, with amino-acid sequence MSDKYFTPSIDADAPLPDLGNERIASDRFSSPEYMKQEWSKLWRTVWNIGPRIEEINAPGDYVIHELGEESFLFVMGKDNKIRGFYNVCQHRGNRLVMGKPCDSAKFFKCAFHAWSYNTDGTIKGVPNPDTFPQFKDGLPKEELGLEEIRIDFWGGWIWFNLDGKAEPLLDFLGELPEQLAPYQIENMRLLEYKTFLWDSNWKVACDAFNESYHFRGLHPQILKWSDEMAKIELHGIHSRMINKYGTTSSPYTGAAEVFPELKEWMAYNGMDAESYEGAPEDVWKAKTAFSRSIQDQPHITAPYKDMTDEQLTDVYHYFIFPGFAMNVFPEGVNGFRYRPHETDPNKMYYDLILLVHYPEGQQIPCERKFFKEKVRYDQIADTPISYIITDVLQQDADNVSINQLGLKSEGFRGMYLGDQELRVRHFHKTLDSYIKD; translated from the coding sequence ATGTCTGATAAATATTTTACCCCGTCCATTGATGCTGATGCGCCACTGCCGGATTTAGGCAATGAGCGTATTGCCTCTGACCGATTCAGCTCTCCAGAGTATATGAAACAAGAATGGTCGAAGCTGTGGCGAACGGTGTGGAATATTGGCCCACGGATTGAGGAGATCAATGCCCCCGGCGATTATGTGATTCACGAACTGGGTGAAGAATCGTTTTTATTTGTAATGGGTAAAGATAATAAAATTCGCGGCTTTTATAATGTCTGCCAGCATCGTGGCAACCGTTTGGTGATGGGCAAGCCCTGTGACTCCGCCAAATTTTTTAAATGCGCCTTCCATGCCTGGTCTTATAATACGGACGGCACCATTAAAGGTGTGCCCAACCCCGATACTTTCCCCCAATTTAAAGACGGCCTGCCTAAAGAGGAGTTAGGGCTAGAGGAAATTCGTATTGATTTTTGGGGTGGCTGGATTTGGTTTAATCTTGATGGCAAGGCCGAACCGCTATTGGATTTTCTTGGCGAACTACCCGAACAGCTGGCCCCCTATCAAATTGAAAATATGCGCCTGCTGGAATATAAAACGTTTTTATGGGATTCTAACTGGAAGGTAGCCTGTGATGCCTTTAATGAAAGTTATCATTTCCGTGGCCTGCATCCGCAGATTTTAAAATGGTCTGATGAGATGGCCAAAATAGAATTGCACGGTATTCATAGCCGGATGATTAATAAATACGGCACTACAAGCTCACCCTATACCGGTGCTGCGGAAGTGTTTCCTGAGTTAAAGGAGTGGATGGCTTATAACGGGATGGATGCAGAGTCCTATGAAGGTGCGCCGGAGGATGTCTGGAAAGCAAAAACCGCCTTTAGCCGCAGTATTCAGGATCAACCGCATATTACTGCGCCCTATAAAGATATGACTGATGAGCAGCTGACCGATGTTTATCATTATTTTATTTTCCCCGGCTTTGCCATGAATGTATTTCCCGAAGGTGTGAATGGTTTCCGCTATCGCCCTCATGAAACCGACCCCAATAAAATGTATTACGATTTGATTTTATTGGTGCATTATCCTGAGGGCCAACAAATTCCCTGTGAGAGAAAGTTTTTTAAAGAAAAAGTCCGTTACGATCAAATTGCCGATACGCCCATCTCTTATATTATTACGGATGTGCTACAGCAGGATGCAGACAATGTTTCAATTAATCAATTGGGATTAAAGTCCGAAGGGTTTAGGGGTATGTATTTGGGTGACCAGGAGTTAAGGGTCAGGCATTTTCATAAAACACTGGATAGCTATATCAAAGACTAG
- a CDS encoding DUF1223 domain-containing protein, whose protein sequence is MKKLTLWFALLLPLTLMAQQTLNSGPQKNQLIELYTSEGCSSCPPADQWLSNYKSHPQLWSDIIPVAYHVDYWDYIGWPDRFAAPSYALRQRQHARQGNISQVYTPGFVVNGKEWRGWYRSKNAPAIGDANVGELTITIEQEKFSARFDQPADRLTIAVIGFDLKTPVKAGENKGELLNHDFVVLGVKDYQVSGSAWQGELPPVSAKYQDTPLAIAAWVSDSRSLKPIQVVGGLID, encoded by the coding sequence ATGAAAAAACTCACCCTATGGTTTGCGCTATTATTACCATTAACCTTAATGGCGCAACAAACCCTAAACAGCGGCCCACAAAAAAACCAATTGATTGAACTCTATACCTCCGAGGGTTGCAGCAGTTGCCCGCCCGCCGACCAATGGTTATCTAACTATAAATCCCACCCGCAATTATGGTCTGATATTATTCCCGTGGCCTATCATGTTGATTACTGGGATTATATTGGCTGGCCCGATCGCTTTGCCGCCCCCAGCTATGCTTTACGGCAGCGTCAGCACGCCAGGCAGGGGAATATTAGTCAGGTGTATACACCGGGCTTTGTCGTCAATGGTAAAGAATGGCGGGGCTGGTATCGGTCGAAAAATGCACCGGCTATCGGTGATGCCAATGTGGGCGAACTCACCATAACGATTGAGCAAGAAAAGTTTTCAGCCCGCTTTGATCAACCAGCGGATAGGTTAACCATTGCAGTGATCGGCTTTGATTTAAAAACACCCGTTAAAGCGGGAGAGAATAAAGGCGAATTACTGAATCATGATTTTGTCGTATTGGGAGTAAAAGACTATCAAGTTAGTGGCTCAGCCTGGCAGGGTGAATTGCCTCCTGTTAGCGCAAAATATCAGGATACGCCTTTGGCTATTGCAGCATGGGTTAGCGATAGCCGTTCACTCAAACCCATACAGGTAGTAGGCGGACTTATTGATTAG
- a CDS encoding DUF4382 domain-containing protein, which translates to MNCKVYFLLTTPLIAMLAACGGSSGGSAFTLGDTSDPDPGTISIGFSDAPVDDAKEVVIEVDTITLKRSGDDVVIETFTSSDLDIIDAETFQINLLDYQGSDQAIVIEDLEVPSGTYTSVELTILNDEAVIDDSYVIEVDDTQKILKIPSDDLKLDGFVVDEPEEEGDTQTFTIDFNLRQSMTYNPGQERYILKPNGIRVQDNSGDRTIRGDVDSGLFDTEEDCADKEDPTAGNIIYLYEGTELGIENLADMFDEDNSSTDIPDGAIAPYAVVAVMEDGMDNWAYEFAYLPAGEYTLVFTCDAVEDDPDDYDGLTLPLPEEQIIELSTASASAVCDLPIVDNECS; encoded by the coding sequence ATGAATTGCAAAGTGTATTTTCTGTTAACTACCCCGTTAATTGCCATGCTAGCCGCCTGTGGTGGCAGCAGTGGTGGCTCCGCCTTTACCCTGGGTGATACCAGTGACCCGGATCCGGGTACTATCTCCATCGGCTTTTCCGATGCCCCGGTCGACGATGCTAAAGAGGTGGTGATTGAGGTAGATACCATCACCCTTAAACGCTCCGGCGATGATGTAGTGATTGAAACCTTTACCAGTAGCGACCTGGATATTATTGATGCAGAAACCTTCCAGATTAATTTGCTAGATTACCAGGGCTCAGACCAGGCCATTGTGATTGAAGACCTTGAAGTACCGTCGGGCACTTACACAAGTGTTGAGTTAACCATTTTAAATGATGAGGCGGTGATTGATGACTCCTATGTTATCGAAGTCGATGATACCCAGAAAATTCTTAAAATTCCCTCGGATGATTTAAAGCTGGATGGCTTTGTTGTCGATGAGCCAGAGGAAGAGGGTGATACTCAAACCTTTACCATTGATTTTAATTTGCGCCAGTCGATGACCTATAACCCCGGGCAAGAGCGCTATATTTTAAAACCCAATGGTATTCGTGTGCAGGATAATAGTGGTGACAGAACCATTCGCGGTGATGTGGATTCGGGGTTGTTTGATACTGAAGAAGACTGTGCTGATAAAGAAGATCCCACTGCCGGTAATATCATTTACTTATATGAAGGTACGGAACTTGGCATCGAGAATCTGGCGGATATGTTTGATGAGGATAACTCCAGTACCGATATACCCGATGGCGCTATCGCACCTTATGCCGTCGTTGCGGTGATGGAAGACGGCATGGATAACTGGGCTTATGAATTTGCTTATTTGCCCGCTGGGGAGTACACACTGGTGTTTACCTGTGATGCGGTAGAAGATGACCCTGACGATTATGACGGTTTAACATTGCCGTTACCGGAAGAACAAATAATTGAGTTATCAACAGCTAGTGCCAGTGCAGTGTGTGATTTACCCATTGTAGATAATGAGTGCTCTTAG